The following proteins are co-located in the Diaphorobacter sp. HDW4B genome:
- the secE gene encoding preprotein translocase subunit SecE has translation MATSQVETVSTGADKAKLAFAVVLVLASIAGFYVLAKQGPLVQWAVLLVGLVAAAVVFLVSEPGKQFVAFARDAWKEVHKVVWPTRKEALQMTGYVFAFVVIMALFLWFTDKTLEWVLYDLILGWRK, from the coding sequence ATGGCCACTTCTCAGGTTGAAACTGTTAGTACCGGTGCGGACAAGGCGAAGCTCGCCTTTGCCGTCGTGCTGGTGTTGGCCTCTATTGCAGGGTTTTATGTGCTCGCCAAGCAAGGCCCGCTCGTGCAGTGGGCGGTGTTGCTGGTGGGCTTGGTCGCGGCAGCTGTGGTGTTTCTGGTGTCTGAACCAGGCAAGCAGTTTGTGGCCTTCGCGCGCGATGCGTGGAAGGAAGTGCACAAGGTCGTCTGGCCGACTCGCAAGGAAGCACTGCAGATGACAGGCTATGTGTTCGCCTTCGTGGTGATCATGGCTTTGTTCCTGTGGTTTACGGACAAGACGCTTGAGTGGGTCTTGTACGATTTGATTCTCGGCTGGAGGAAGTAA
- the nusG gene encoding transcription termination/antitermination protein NusG has protein sequence MENAGATAAVPAPVASGNPDLRWYIVHAYSGMEKAVERNITERIARAGMQDKFGRILVPTEEVVEMKNGQRKTTERRLYPGYVFVEMVMEDDTWHLVKHTSKVTGFVGGSKNRPAPISDDEVQKIVSQMEEGTEKPRHKIEFTVGELVRVKEGPFTDFNGSVEEVNYEKSRLRVSVMIFGRSTPVELEFAQVEKT, from the coding sequence ATGGAAAATGCTGGCGCGACAGCGGCGGTTCCTGCTCCTGTCGCATCCGGCAATCCGGATCTGCGCTGGTACATCGTGCATGCCTATTCGGGCATGGAAAAGGCGGTGGAGCGCAACATCACCGAACGCATCGCCCGCGCGGGCATGCAGGACAAGTTTGGCCGCATTCTCGTGCCGACCGAAGAAGTGGTCGAAATGAAGAATGGCCAGCGCAAGACGACCGAGCGTCGTCTGTATCCTGGCTATGTGTTCGTTGAAATGGTGATGGAAGATGACACTTGGCACTTGGTGAAGCACACCAGCAAGGTCACGGGTTTCGTGGGTGGTTCCAAGAACCGTCCAGCGCCCATCTCTGACGACGAAGTGCAGAAGATCGTCAGCCAGATGGAAGAGGGCACCGAGAAGCCGCGTCACAAGATCGAGTTCACCGTGGGTGAGCTGGTGCGCGTCAAGGAAGGCCCGTTCACCGACTTCAATGGTTCGGTGGAAGAAGTCAATTACGAAAAGAGTCGTCTGCGTGTGTCGGTCATGATTTTTGGCCGTTCCACTCCGGTCGAACTGGAATTCGCTCAGGTCGAGAAGACATAA
- the rplK gene encoding 50S ribosomal protein L11: MAKKIVGFIKLQVPAGKANPSPPIGPALGQRGLNIMEFCKAFNAQTQGVEPGLPLPVVITAFADKSFTFVIKTPPATVLIKKAIKLDKGSSNPLKTKVGKITRAQLEEIAKTKLKDMNAADVDAAVRTLAGSARSMGVTVEGL, from the coding sequence ATGGCGAAAAAAATCGTCGGCTTTATCAAGCTGCAAGTTCCAGCTGGTAAGGCAAATCCATCTCCTCCAATCGGTCCAGCGCTGGGTCAGCGCGGTCTGAACATCATGGAGTTCTGCAAGGCATTCAATGCGCAGACTCAAGGTGTTGAGCCAGGTCTGCCACTGCCAGTGGTGATCACGGCGTTTGCTGACAAGAGCTTCACGTTCGTCATCAAGACTCCTCCAGCCACCGTGCTGATCAAGAAGGCCATCAAGCTCGACAAGGGTTCTTCGAATCCTCTGAAGACCAAGGTCGGCAAGATCACCCGCGCTCAGCTGGAAGAAATCGCCAAGACCAAGCTGAAGGACATGAACGCCGCTGACGTGGACGCAGCTGTGCGCACTCTGGCTGGTTCGGCCCGCTCCATGGGCGTGACTGTGGAAGGACTGTAA
- the rplA gene encoding 50S ribosomal protein L1, whose product MAKLTKKQKALAGKVDSTKLYAFADAVAIVKEAATAKFDESIDVAVQLGVDAKKSDQVVRGAVVLPHGTGKTTRVAVFAQGAKADEAKAAGADIVGMDDLAAMVKAGDMPFDVVIAAPDAMRIVGTLGQILGPRGLMPNPKVGTVTPDVATAVKNAKAGQIQFRVDKAGIIHGTIGRRSFDNEKLQGNLAALVDALNKAKPATSKGVYLRKVAVSSTMGVGVRVDTQTIAA is encoded by the coding sequence ATGGCAAAGTTGACCAAGAAGCAAAAAGCATTGGCCGGCAAGGTTGACAGCACCAAGCTGTACGCATTCGCTGACGCTGTGGCTATCGTGAAGGAAGCCGCTACCGCCAAGTTTGACGAATCCATCGACGTTGCTGTGCAACTCGGTGTGGATGCCAAGAAGTCGGACCAAGTGGTTCGTGGCGCTGTCGTTCTGCCTCACGGCACCGGCAAGACCACCCGCGTGGCTGTGTTCGCCCAAGGCGCCAAGGCTGACGAAGCCAAGGCCGCTGGTGCTGACATCGTCGGCATGGACGACCTGGCTGCCATGGTCAAGGCTGGCGACATGCCTTTCGACGTGGTGATCGCTGCTCCAGACGCAATGCGTATCGTTGGTACCCTGGGTCAGATCCTGGGTCCACGTGGCCTGATGCCTAACCCCAAAGTGGGCACCGTGACTCCTGACGTGGCTACCGCCGTCAAGAACGCCAAGGCTGGTCAGATCCAGTTCCGCGTTGACAAGGCCGGCATCATCCACGGCACGATCGGTCGTCGTTCGTTCGACAACGAGAAGCTGCAGGGCAACCTGGCCGCTTTGGTTGACGCTCTGAACAAGGCCAAGCCTGCTACCAGCAAGGGTGTGTACCTGCGCAAGGTTGCTGTGTCCTCCACCATGGGCGTTGGCGTCCGTGTGGATACACAGACCATCGCAGCGTAA
- the rplJ gene encoding 50S ribosomal protein L10 yields MSLNRSEKEAVINEVTSLAAKAQTLVIAEYRGITVADMTKLRVDARSKGVSLSVLKNTLARRAVAGSQFDVVADQMTGPLIYGFSEDAVAAAKVVADFAKTNDKLVIRGGAFGGKALDVNGVKELANIPSKEVLLAQICGLLMSPISRTAVVLGALAAKKSEGEGEAVAA; encoded by the coding sequence TTGAGTCTTAATCGCAGTGAGAAAGAAGCGGTCATCAATGAAGTGACCAGCCTCGCCGCAAAAGCTCAAACGCTGGTGATCGCGGAATACCGTGGCATCACGGTCGCTGACATGACCAAACTGCGCGTTGATGCACGCAGCAAGGGCGTTTCCCTGAGCGTTCTGAAGAACACTCTGGCACGTCGTGCTGTGGCTGGCAGCCAGTTTGACGTTGTGGCCGACCAGATGACCGGTCCTCTGATCTATGGCTTCTCCGAAGACGCTGTGGCCGCCGCCAAGGTGGTGGCCGATTTCGCGAAGACCAACGACAAGTTGGTGATTCGCGGTGGCGCATTCGGTGGCAAGGCCCTGGACGTGAACGGCGTTAAGGAACTGGCGAACATTCCATCCAAGGAAGTTCTGCTGGCTCAAATTTGTGGCTTGCTCATGTCGCCTATCTCGCGTACAGCCGTTGTGCTGGGCGCCCTGGCGGCAAAGAAGAGCGAAGGCGAAGGCGAAGCTGTTGCCGCTTGA
- the rplL gene encoding 50S ribosomal protein L7/L12, which yields MAFDKDAFLTALDSMTVLELNDLVKAIEEKFGVSAAAMAAPAAGGAGAGAAAAEEKTEFNLVLLEAGANKVGVIKAVREITGLGLKEAKDMVDGAPKTLKEAMPKADAEAAAKKLVDAGAKAELK from the coding sequence ATGGCATTCGATAAAGACGCATTCTTGACCGCGCTCGACAGCATGACGGTTCTGGAACTCAATGACCTGGTGAAGGCCATTGAAGAGAAGTTCGGCGTGTCCGCCGCTGCTATGGCTGCTCCCGCTGCTGGCGGCGCTGGCGCTGGCGCTGCTGCTGCTGAAGAAAAGACTGAATTCAACCTGGTTCTGCTTGAAGCAGGTGCCAACAAGGTTGGCGTGATCAAGGCCGTGCGTGAAATCACTGGTCTGGGTCTGAAGGAAGCCAAGGACATGGTCGACGGCGCTCCCAAGACTCTGAAGGAAGCTATGCCTAAGGCTGACGCTGAAGCCGCTGCCAAGAAGCTGGTGGACGCAGGTGCCAAGGCTGAACTGAAGTAA
- the rpoB gene encoding DNA-directed RNA polymerase subunit beta has protein sequence MAQTSTYSYTERKRIRKSFGSRDSVLKVPYLLQMQRDAYTAFLQAGSAPQKRSDDGLQAAFNAAFPIVSHNGFVEMKFVEYNLAKPAFDVRECQTRGLTFASAVRAKVQLIIYDRESSTASSKVVKEVKEQEVYMGEVPLMTDKGSFIINGTERVIVSQLHRSPGVFFEHDKGKTHSSGKLLFSARIIPYRGSWLDFEFDPKDVLYFRVDRRRKMPVTILLKAIGLNPESILANFFVNDNFRLMDSGAQMEFVPERLKGEVARFDITDKSGKVVVAKDKRITARHTRELEQSNTTHVSVPEDFLIGRVVARNIVDTDTGEIIAKANDELTEALLKKLRSAGVREVQCIYTNELDQGAYISQTLRIDETVDEFAARVAIYRMMRPGEPPTEDAVQALFQRLFYNPDTYDLSRVGRMKFNAKVGRDGATGPMVLDNDDILSVVKILVDLRNGKGEVDDIDHLGNRRVRCVGELAENQYRTGLARIEKAVKERLGQAEQEPLMPHDLINSKPISAALKEFFGASQLSQFMDQTNPLAEITHKRRVSALGPGGLTRERAGFEVRDVHVTHYGRVCPIETPEGPNIGLINSLALYARLNEYGFIETPYRRVVDSKVTMEIDYLSAIEEGKYIIAQANAKLDEEGRLTGDLVSAREKGESTLVSAERVQYMDVSPAQIVSVAASLVPFLEHDDANRALMGANMSRQAVPVLRPEKPMVGTGIERVAAVDSGTVVTATRGGVVDYVDATRIVVRVNDEEAVAGEVGVDIYNLIKYQRSNQNTNIHQRPIVQKGDKLAKGDVVADGASTDLGEIAIGQNMLIAFMPWNGYNYEDSVMINERIVAEDRYTSIHIEELVVMARDTKLGPEEITRDIPNLSEQQLNRLDESGIIYVGAEVQPGDTLVGKVTPKGETTLTPEEKLLRAIFGEKASDVKDTSLRVDQGSSGTVIDVQVFTREGIQRDKRAQQIIDDELKRYRLDLNDQLRIVEADAFDRIEKLLIGQIANGGPQKLAKGTKIDKAYLDGVDKFHWFDIRPADDTVATQLESIKNALEQTRHAFDLAFEEKRKKLTQGDELPAGVLKMVKVYLAVKRRLQPGDKMAGRHGNKGVVSKITPVEDMPYLADGTTADIVLNPLGVPSRMNIGQVLEVHLGWAGKGLGHRIDAMLRDHARAEEIRALMEQIYNSSGRKEELTQLSDDEVMKMADNLRTGVPYASPVFDGASEAEIKDMLKLAYPDDIAKAKGLTDTRTQAYLFDGRTGERFERPTTIGYMHYLKLHHLVDDKMHARSTGPYSLVTQQPLGGKAQFGGQRFGEMEVWALEAYGAAYVLQEMLTVKSDDVVGRTKVYESIVKGEHSIEAGMPESFNVLVKEIRSLGLDIELERS, from the coding sequence ATGGCCCAAACTTCCACGTACAGCTACACCGAGCGCAAGCGGATTCGCAAGAGCTTCGGCAGCCGTGACAGTGTGCTCAAAGTGCCTTATCTGTTGCAGATGCAGCGTGATGCCTACACCGCATTCCTGCAAGCTGGCTCAGCCCCCCAAAAACGCAGTGATGACGGCCTGCAGGCCGCATTCAACGCTGCATTCCCGATCGTGTCGCACAACGGCTTCGTCGAAATGAAGTTTGTCGAGTACAACCTCGCCAAGCCTGCTTTCGACGTGCGTGAGTGCCAGACCCGTGGTCTGACCTTCGCCTCGGCCGTGCGCGCCAAGGTGCAGCTCATCATCTATGACCGCGAATCCTCGACTGCCTCTTCAAAGGTGGTCAAGGAAGTGAAGGAGCAGGAAGTCTACATGGGCGAAGTGCCCCTGATGACGGACAAGGGCTCGTTCATCATCAACGGTACCGAGCGCGTGATCGTGTCTCAGTTGCACCGCTCGCCTGGCGTGTTTTTCGAACACGACAAGGGCAAGACCCACAGCTCGGGCAAGCTGCTGTTCTCGGCACGCATCATTCCTTACCGCGGTTCGTGGCTCGACTTCGAATTCGACCCCAAGGACGTGCTGTACTTCCGCGTCGACCGTCGCCGCAAGATGCCTGTGACGATCCTGCTGAAGGCCATCGGCCTGAACCCGGAATCGATCCTCGCGAACTTCTTCGTGAACGACAACTTCCGCCTGATGGACAGCGGCGCACAGATGGAATTCGTGCCCGAGCGCCTGAAGGGTGAAGTCGCCCGTTTCGACATCACCGACAAGTCCGGCAAGGTTGTTGTGGCCAAGGACAAGCGCATCACCGCGCGCCACACTCGCGAGCTGGAGCAGTCCAACACGACTCACGTGAGCGTGCCCGAGGACTTCCTGATCGGCCGCGTGGTTGCCCGCAACATCGTGGACACCGACACCGGTGAAATCATCGCCAAGGCCAACGACGAACTGACCGAAGCGCTGCTCAAGAAGCTGCGTTCGGCTGGCGTGCGTGAAGTGCAGTGCATCTACACGAACGAACTGGACCAAGGCGCCTACATCTCGCAGACCCTGCGCATCGATGAAACCGTGGACGAGTTCGCTGCCCGCGTTGCCATCTACCGCATGATGCGTCCTGGCGAGCCGCCAACGGAAGACGCCGTGCAGGCGCTGTTCCAGCGTCTGTTCTACAACCCAGACACGTACGATCTGTCGCGCGTGGGTCGCATGAAGTTCAACGCCAAGGTCGGTCGCGATGGCGCTACCGGCCCGATGGTGCTGGACAACGACGACATCCTGTCCGTGGTGAAGATCCTCGTGGATCTGCGCAACGGCAAGGGCGAAGTCGACGATATCGACCACTTGGGCAATCGCCGTGTGCGTTGCGTGGGCGAACTGGCCGAAAACCAGTACCGCACCGGTCTGGCGCGTATCGAAAAGGCGGTGAAGGAGCGTCTGGGTCAAGCGGAACAAGAGCCGCTGATGCCGCACGACCTGATCAACTCCAAGCCGATCTCCGCCGCCCTGAAGGAATTTTTCGGTGCATCGCAGCTGTCGCAGTTCATGGACCAGACCAATCCTCTGGCCGAAATCACCCACAAGCGCCGTGTTTCGGCTCTTGGCCCGGGCGGTCTGACGCGCGAACGTGCCGGCTTCGAAGTGCGTGACGTGCACGTGACCCACTACGGTCGCGTCTGCCCAATCGAAACGCCTGAAGGTCCAAACATCGGTCTGATCAACTCGCTGGCTCTGTACGCTCGCCTCAACGAATACGGTTTCATCGAAACCCCGTATCGCCGCGTGGTGGACAGCAAGGTCACGATGGAAATCGACTACCTGTCGGCCATCGAAGAAGGCAAGTACATCATCGCTCAGGCGAATGCCAAGCTGGACGAAGAAGGCCGCCTGACGGGTGACCTGGTGTCGGCCCGTGAAAAGGGTGAATCGACTCTGGTGTCGGCCGAGCGCGTTCAGTACATGGACGTGTCGCCTGCGCAGATCGTCTCCGTGGCTGCCTCGCTGGTTCCGTTCCTTGAGCACGATGACGCGAACCGCGCGTTGATGGGTGCCAACATGTCGCGTCAGGCCGTGCCTGTTCTGCGTCCTGAAAAGCCAATGGTCGGCACGGGCATCGAGCGCGTGGCTGCCGTTGACTCGGGCACCGTGGTGACCGCAACCCGCGGCGGCGTGGTCGACTATGTCGACGCGACCCGCATCGTGGTGCGTGTGAACGACGAAGAAGCCGTTGCTGGCGAAGTCGGCGTGGACATCTACAACCTGATCAAGTATCAGCGTTCCAACCAGAACACCAACATCCACCAGCGTCCCATCGTCCAGAAGGGCGACAAGCTGGCCAAGGGTGACGTGGTGGCTGACGGCGCATCGACCGACTTGGGCGAAATCGCCATCGGTCAGAACATGCTGATCGCGTTCATGCCATGGAACGGCTACAACTACGAAGACTCGGTGATGATCAACGAGCGCATCGTGGCTGAAGACCGCTACACCTCGATCCACATCGAGGAACTGGTGGTGATGGCTCGCGACACGAAGTTGGGCCCAGAGGAAATCACGCGCGACATTCCGAACCTGTCGGAACAGCAACTGAACCGCCTCGACGAGTCCGGCATCATCTACGTGGGAGCGGAAGTGCAGCCCGGCGACACGCTGGTCGGCAAGGTCACGCCAAAGGGTGAAACCACCCTGACGCCTGAAGAAAAGCTGCTGCGCGCGATCTTCGGCGAGAAGGCTTCGGACGTGAAGGACACATCGCTGCGTGTGGATCAGGGCTCTTCGGGTACCGTGATCGACGTGCAGGTGTTCACGCGTGAAGGCATCCAGCGCGACAAGCGCGCCCAGCAGATCATCGACGATGAACTCAAGCGCTATCGCCTCGACCTGAACGACCAGCTGCGCATCGTGGAAGCCGACGCGTTCGACCGTATCGAGAAGCTGCTGATCGGCCAGATCGCCAACGGCGGCCCGCAAAAGCTGGCCAAGGGCACGAAGATCGACAAGGCGTACCTCGACGGAGTGGACAAGTTCCACTGGTTCGACATCCGTCCTGCCGACGACACCGTCGCGACCCAGCTCGAATCCATCAAAAACGCGCTGGAGCAGACACGTCACGCGTTCGACCTGGCGTTCGAAGAAAAGCGCAAGAAGCTCACGCAAGGCGACGAGCTGCCAGCGGGCGTGCTGAAGATGGTCAAGGTGTACCTGGCCGTCAAGCGTCGTCTGCAGCCTGGTGACAAGATGGCCGGCCGTCACGGCAACAAGGGTGTGGTCTCCAAGATCACGCCTGTGGAAGACATGCCTTACCTGGCAGACGGCACCACCGCCGACATCGTGCTGAACCCGCTGGGCGTGCCATCGCGCATGAACATCGGTCAGGTGCTGGAAGTGCACTTGGGCTGGGCCGGCAAGGGTCTGGGCCACCGTATCGACGCGATGCTGCGTGACCACGCACGTGCCGAAGAAATTCGCGCGCTGATGGAGCAGATCTACAACTCGAGCGGCCGCAAGGAAGAACTGACGCAGCTGTCCGACGACGAGGTCATGAAGATGGCGGACAACCTGCGCACCGGCGTGCCTTACGCATCGCCAGTGTTCGATGGTGCTTCCGAAGCCGAAATCAAGGACATGCTGAAGCTGGCCTATCCGGACGACATCGCCAAGGCCAAGGGCCTGACCGATACGCGTACGCAGGCATACCTGTTTGATGGCCGCACTGGCGAGCGCTTCGAGCGTCCGACCACCATCGGCTACATGCACTACCTGAAGCTGCACCATTTGGTCGACGACAAGATGCACGCCCGCTCCACCGGTCCGTACTCGCTCGTGACGCAACAGCCGCTGGGCGGCAAGGCCCAATTCGGTGGCCAGCGTTTCGGTGAAATGGAAGTGTGGGCGCTGGAAGCTTACGGCGCTGCTTATGTGCTGCAGGAAATGCTGACAGTGAAGTCCGATGACGTGGTGGGCCGTACCAAGGTGTACGAGAGCATCGTCAAGGGCGAACACTCGATCGAAGCCGGCATGCCGGAATCGTTCAATGTGCTGGTCAAGGAAATTCGTTCCTTGGGCCTGGACATCGAACTGGAACGTTCTTAA